One genomic segment of Sminthopsis crassicaudata isolate SCR6 chromosome 4, ASM4859323v1, whole genome shotgun sequence includes these proteins:
- the LOC141540882 gene encoding uncharacterized protein LOC141540882 — translation MFNQSNQIPMGLSLKVSPVSPEVSPVYLELFPVSLEISPLPLGVSLLSLEVPVSLGVSPVSLEVFLLPLEISPVFLEVSPLPLEISPISLEVSPVSLEVFLLLLEISLVSLEVSPVSLEVFLLPLEISLVSLEVSPVSLEVFLLLLEISLVSLEVSPVSLEVSPLPLEISPVSLEVSPVSLEVSPLPLEISPVSLEVSPLPLEISPVSLEVSPLPLEISPVSLEVSPVSLEVFLLLLEISLISLEVSPVSLEVSPLPLEVSPVSLEVSPLPLEISPVSLEVSLVSLEVSPLLLEISPVSLEVSLVSLEDPLELPQQLLHLFQQSLEVLLLQQPRAPPSNPRGILSQTGPLSCSL, via the exons ATG TTCAACCAATCCAATCAAATACCTATGGGACTATCTCTGAAGGTCTCCCCCGTATCTCCGGAGGTCTCCCCAGTGTATCTGGAGCTCTTCCCAGTATCTCTGGAGATCTCCCCACTGCCTCTGGGAGTCTCCCTGCTATCTCTGGAAGTCCCAGTATCTCTGGGAGTCTCCCCAGTATCTCTGGAGGTATTCCTACTGCCTCTGGAAATCTCCCCGGTATTTCTGGAAGTATCCCCACTGCCTCTGGAAATCTCCCCGATATCTCTGGAAGTCTCCCCAGTATCTCTGGAGGTATTCCTACTGCTTCTGGAAATCTCCCTGGTATCTCTGGAAGTCTCCCCAGTATCTCTGGAGGTATTCCTACTGCCTCTGGAAATCTCCCTGGTATCTCTGGAAGTCTCCCCAGTATCTCTGGAAGTATTCCTACTGCTTCTGGAAATCTCCCTGGTATCTCTGGAAGTCTCCCCGGTATCTCTGGAGGTATCCCCACTGCCTCTGGAAATCTCCCCGGTATCTCTGGAAGTCTCCCCGGTATCTCTGGAAGTATCCCCACTGCCTCTGGAAATCTCCCCGGTATCTCTGGAAGTATCCCCACTGCCTCTGGAAATCTCCCCGGTATCTCTGGAAGTATCCCCACTGCCTCTGGAAATCTCCCCGGTATCTCTGGAAGTCTCCCCAGTATCTCTGGAGGTATTCCTACTGCTTCTGGAAATCTCCCTGATATCTCTGGAAGTCTCCCCAGTATCTCTGGAAGTATCCCCACTGCCTCTGGAAGTCTCCCCGGTATCTCTGGAAGTATCCCCACTGCCTCTGGAAATCTCCCCGGTATCTCTGGAAGTCTCCCTGGTATCTCTGGAGGTATCCCCACTGCTTCTGGAAATCTCCCCGGTATCTCTGGAAGTCTCCCTGGTATCTCTGGAG GATCCTCTGGAACTACCACAACAACTTCTGCATCTGTTCCAGCAGTCTCTGGAAGTACTTCTTCTACAACAG CCCAGAGCACCACCCTCAAACCCCAGAGGAATCCTTTCCCAGACTGGGCCATTGTCCTGCTCACTCTAG